The Nocardia sp. NBC_00508 nucleotide sequence CTCGATCTACCGCCGGTACTCGATCTCGAGGACTCCGGCGGACTCAACCCGCCAGCCCTGATCGACTGGACCCGCCGCTATCTGACCACCGTCCAAGCCCTCACCGGCCGGGTCCCGATCATCTACACCTATCCCAGCTTCTGGCGCACGGCGATGGCCGACACCGCCGAGTTCTCCAGCTATCCCCTGTGGATCGCCGACTACCGCGGCAACGCGCAACCCGAAGTCCCCGGCGGTTGGTCGGCCTGGACGTTCTGGCAAACCACCGACCGAGGCTCCATCCCCGGTATCTCGGGCCGGGTCGACCTCAATGTCTACAGCGGCGCGCAAGGCGATCTCGCCCGCTTCGCAAACACGGGTGGCCTTACCGGAAGCGGATAGCCACACTTCGCACCTCTGGTGGCAGCCGCCGCGGATGTGAACAGTCCGTCGCCGGTGCGAAGTTCGGGGTAGGTGCGGGAGGTGGAGCCGCTACCCGCCCAGTCGAGCAGCGGCTCCACCTATGGGGGAAAGCCGCGGGTGGGGATGGCCGTGGTTGCAGGGGGCCGGTCGCGGCTGCGGTATCAGGCGCCGATCCGGCCGCCGCTCTTCTTCCACACCGCCACGACCGAGGGGCGCGGCTGAGCCGAGCCGCCGTCGGGCCAGTGCGAGAGGGGGTTGTCCGGGGTCGCGTCGTCGGCCTCGCCGGGATGCTGGACGCAGACGATGACCCGCGACTCGGTGACCACCGGGCCGCAGGTCTCCGCGCCGCGCGGCACCGTGAGGAACTGCTTGGTCTGGCCGCGGTTCGGTCCGTCGAGCACCACGGAGAACAGGCCGTCGTTCGACTTCAGGGCGTTGCCGTCGGTGGAGATCCACAGGTTGCCATACGGGTCGAAGGCCAGGTTGTCCGGGCAGGAGATCGGGCTGACCTTGGACTTGTCGTAGCCGGCGAAGTAGGTGTCCGCGGCCGCGGGATCGCCGCAGACCAGCAGCAGCGACCAGGTGAACGTGGTGCCGGTGTGGTTGTCGTCGATCTCCAGGACTTGGCCGTTCTTGTTGAGTTTGCGCGGATTCGCCTCGTCCGGCCCCTGCTTGCCTTCCGCGCCCCGGTTGTCGTTGTTGGTCAGCGCCACATACACCTTGCCGGTGTAGGGGTTGGCCTCGAAGTCCTCCGGGCGGTCCATCTTGGTTGCGCCGACCTTGTCGGCGGCCAGCCGGGTGAAGACCGCGACCTCTTCGGCGCTCATGCCCTCGACCAGTGACTTGCTCTTGCCGTCCGCGCCGGTTTCGAGCAGCGGAATCCACTGGCCGGTGCCGGTGAAGCCCTTGTCCGATGGCGTGGCGCCGGTGCCGTCGATCTTGTCCGGGTGGTCGCCGGTGAGCTTCGCGACATACAGCGTGCCCGCGTCCAGAATGGTCAGGTTGTGTCGCATGCTGGACGCGCCGGTGCCCGGCTGGATCTTGCGCGAGGACACGAATTTGTACATGTAGTCGAACTTTTCGTCGTCACCGGTGTAGGAGACGACGTCACCGTTCTTCGTGACGTAGATGTTGGCGCCCTCGTGCTTCAGCCGCCCCATCGCGGTGTGCTTGATCGGCGTCGAGTTCGGATCCCACGGGTCGATCTCGATCACGTAGCCGAACCGGTTGGCCTCGTTGGGTTCCTGAGCCAGGTCGAAGCGCTTGTCCGCGCGCTCCCACTGATTGGCGGTCTTGCCCGCCACGAGACCGTAGCGCTTCAGCCTCGCCACGGCGGCGGGGTCGGTCACCTTGTCGCCGTTGGCGAAGTAGCCGTTGAAGTTCTCTTCGCCGGAAAGGACTGTGCCCCAGGGCGTCAGGCCGCCGGAACAGTTGGCGAACGTGCCCAGCACTTTGGTGCCGGTGGGGTCGGCCGATGTCTTCACGAAATCGCTGCCCGCGGCGGGGCCGGTCAACTTGAACTCGGTGGTCGCGGTGATCCTGCGGTTGTACTTGCCGAAGGCGGGAACCAGCTTGCCCGAACCCGATTCGCCCTTGACCTCGACCACGCTCAGGCCGTGCGCGGCCATCGTGATCGCGAGCTGCTCGTCGGTCGGAGCGTCTTTGTTGTAGCCGCGGAACATGTGCGGGCCGGTGGTGTACTCGTGGTTGACCACGAGCAGGTAGCCGTTGGCCTGGCCTTCGATCGGCAGCAGGGCCGCGAAATCGTTGTTGTAGCCGAACTGCCTGGCCTGGGCGGCGGCGGTCTGCTTGTCGAAGTCGAACGCAGGCGCGTCCTGGAACAGCGGGTCACCCCAGCGGATCACGACGGACTGCTCGTAGCCCTCCGGGATCACCACGGCGTCTTCCTTGTTCGGCGCGACGGCGGTGAAGTCGGTGCCGGTTCCGGGCGGGCCCGCGGGCTCGGTGGACCCGGTGTTGGCCGGTTCGTCGTCGCCGCAGGCCGCGAGCACGCTGCCCGCGCCGACCGCGAGTACCGCGGCCGCGCCACCCTTGATCAGCCCGCGCCGGTTCAGGGAGCTGACGATGTCACCGAAATACGCACCGGCGGAGGTGTTCGGTGCCTCGTGGAAGCACGCGTTCGCGCACTTGTACTCACATGTGACGGCTGCGCGCGACGACTGGCCATCGTGCTTCACGAAAAGGGCGAGTGGCTGAAGACTCACGGTGACTCCTGGGTTGGGCCGACGGGCGCACGGTAAACCATCCGGACAATCCAGAAAAGACGGCAAAGTGAACAGCCGCCCAATTAGGTAACCCTCAGATTGCCCGGCTCCGGCAGAAGGAATGCCGCGCGATCCGATGATCTCGAATCGACGCGGCATTCCCATTGGCGGATATGCGGCGGACGGACCGCGCCCACTAGGCGTTCACCGGAAGGGCGATGACGACCTCGCTCTCGTTCTCGGGCAGATAGTGCGCCTGCAGGACGCGGCCCATCTGCACCTGGCCGACACTGCCGGGTGCGAGGAACTTCGTCAGCCGGGTCGCGAAGGTCGATCCATCCGGCCGGGTGACCACCAGACCGAGTTCGACCTCGGAGTAACCGTCGCGGATCGCCCCGGTGACCGACAGCGATTGCACTACCGCCTGGGTGGTGACGCCGCGCTCGGCGATGTCGAGCTTGTGCCGGGTGGTGATGCCTTTGCGGATCAGCGACTCGTTGATCGCGTCCTGCGCTGCGGACGCGTCGCCGGACAGGTCGACCTCGACCTTGTCGGTGCGGCCGGGCAAGTACCGCACCGGGAGCACCACACCGGGACGCAGCAGGGCCAATTCGGTGAGCGGCACGATCAGCTTCGCCGACGAATCGAAGGTCTTGCCGTCCGCGCCCTCGACGCTGAACTCGATGCGGACCTGCGGCTGGTCGTTGACGGTCAACCCGGTCTGCCGCACCGCCCGAACCGTGCCGAGCCCCGTGAGCCCCGCGCGGAACTCGGCGCTGTTGCGACCGGTGAACGCGGCGACGATGCCTTCTCCCGTGAATGCGAAGACGATCGGCACCAGCGTCAGCGCGAGAATCGGCAGCGCCATCTCGAAGCCGAGCCAGCCCATTCCGGCGGGCTCGTATTGGCTTGTGGGGACGTAGGTTACCGCGTGATGGACGTAGTAGCCGATCGCCGCGGCGGCGAGGGCCAGGGCGAGCAGGCGGATCTTCTTCATGGCATTCCTTCGGGGTGTGCGGTTTCAAGATTCACCGCGGCCCGTCATCCCGGTGCGGCGACCGGGATGACGGGTGCGGGTCGGAGGGC carries:
- a CDS encoding glycoside hydrolase family 25 protein — translated: MEIPWPSSTIHCLSIALSLTAPFSVISAIAPVAAAAPTGPDVSSWQHGDGRMIDWFAVKRAGHDFAMIKATEGISYINPYFVADSLMMRAAGMARGTYHYARPKVPPEPQAAMYAAVALGQNGPLDLPPVLDLEDSGGLNPPALIDWTRRYLTTVQALTGRVPIIYTYPSFWRTAMADTAEFSSYPLWIADYRGNAQPEVPGGWSAWTFWQTTDRGSIPGISGRVDLNVYSGAQGDLARFANTGGLTGSG
- a CDS encoding PhoX family protein gives rise to the protein MSLQPLALFVKHDGQSSRAAVTCEYKCANACFHEAPNTSAGAYFGDIVSSLNRRGLIKGGAAAVLAVGAGSVLAACGDDEPANTGSTEPAGPPGTGTDFTAVAPNKEDAVVIPEGYEQSVVIRWGDPLFQDAPAFDFDKQTAAAQARQFGYNNDFAALLPIEGQANGYLLVVNHEYTTGPHMFRGYNKDAPTDEQLAITMAAHGLSVVEVKGESGSGKLVPAFGKYNRRITATTEFKLTGPAAGSDFVKTSADPTGTKVLGTFANCSGGLTPWGTVLSGEENFNGYFANGDKVTDPAAVARLKRYGLVAGKTANQWERADKRFDLAQEPNEANRFGYVIEIDPWDPNSTPIKHTAMGRLKHEGANIYVTKNGDVVSYTGDDEKFDYMYKFVSSRKIQPGTGASSMRHNLTILDAGTLYVAKLTGDHPDKIDGTGATPSDKGFTGTGQWIPLLETGADGKSKSLVEGMSAEEVAVFTRLAADKVGATKMDRPEDFEANPYTGKVYVALTNNDNRGAEGKQGPDEANPRKLNKNGQVLEIDDNHTGTTFTWSLLLVCGDPAAADTYFAGYDKSKVSPISCPDNLAFDPYGNLWISTDGNALKSNDGLFSVVLDGPNRGQTKQFLTVPRGAETCGPVVTESRVIVCVQHPGEADDATPDNPLSHWPDGGSAQPRPSVVAVWKKSGGRIGA